In one window of Eubalaena glacialis isolate mEubGla1 chromosome 13, mEubGla1.1.hap2.+ XY, whole genome shotgun sequence DNA:
- the TMEM74B gene encoding transmembrane protein 74B, which translates to MASPPGLELKTLSNGPQAPRRPAPLGPAAPRREGVENACFFSEEHETHFQNPGDARLRSSPSPPEGVPSWPRSQRDDLSLRSEEGPGLEPVSRPVDYGFVSALVFLVSGILLVVTAYAIPREARVNPDTVSAREMERLEMYYAHLGSHLDKCIIAGLGLLTVGGMLLSVLLMVSLCKGELYRRPNFVPGRGSRKTYGSINLRMRQLSGDGSQALVENEVVQVSETSRTLQGS; encoded by the coding sequence ATGGCATCTCCCCCTGGTCTGGAACTGAAGACACTGAGCAATGGTCCCCAGGCCCCAAGGAGACCAGCTCCTCTGGGTCCAGCGGCCCCACgcagggagggtgtggagaatgcCTGCTTCTTTTCGGAGGAGCACGAGACTCATTTCCAGAACCCTGGGGATGCCAGACTGCGcagctcccccagcccccctgAGGGCGTCCCCTCATGGCCCCGATCCCAGAGGGACGACCTGTCCCTGCGTTCAGAAGAGGGGCCAggcctggagcctgtgagccgccCGGTGGATTACGGCTTCGTTTCCGCTCTGGTTTTCCTGGTGAGCGGGATCCTCCTGGTGGTGACTGCGTACGCCATCCCCCGAGAGGCGCGTGTCAACCCGGACACAGTGTCAGCACGGGAGATGGAACGACTAGAAATGTACTATGCGCACCTGGGCTCACACCTGGACAAGTGCATCATTGCAGGCCTGGGGCTGCTCACAGTGGGCGGCATGCTTTTGTCCGTGCTGCTGATGGTCTCCCTGTGCAAGGGAGAGCTGTACCGCCGGCCAAACTTCGTCCCTGGCAGGGGCTCCAGGAAGACCTACGGCTCCATTAACCTGCGCATGAGACAGCTCAGTGGGGATGGGAGCCAGGCCCTGGTGGAGAACGAAGTCGTCCAGGTCTCGGAGACCAGCCGCACCCTCCAGGGGTCTTAA
- the C13H20orf202 gene encoding uncharacterized protein C20orf202 homolog, producing the protein MKTAEEPTSSLGQTLEWLRKELAEMQVQDQRLLFTLKHLHSVLEELRAESAHWEDARSSGGTSPIRPRAGSEGRGHQPFSSRGLAQLLQGVDSRRSSLP; encoded by the exons ATGAAAACAGCAGAAGAGCCAACCTCAAGTCTTGGGCAGACCCTGGAGTGGCTGAGAAAGGAGCTG GCTGAGATGCAGGTCCAAGACCAGAGACTCCTGTTCACGCTGAAGCATCTTCACAGTGTCCTGGAGGAGCTGCGTGCAGAGAGTGCCCACTGGGAGGATGCCAGATCCAGTGGCGGGACCTCCCCCATCAGACCTCGAGCAGGCTCGGAAGGCAGGGGCCACCAGCCCTTTTCCTCCAGGGGCCTGGCCCAGCTCCTCCAAGGGGTAGACAGCAGACGAAGCTCCCTCCCTTAA